A window of the Alnus glutinosa chromosome 4, dhAlnGlut1.1, whole genome shotgun sequence genome harbors these coding sequences:
- the LOC133865992 gene encoding cytokinin riboside 5'-monophosphate phosphoribohydrolase LOG8, whose amino-acid sequence MEEGNPRSKFRRVCVFCGSNPGHRKVFSDAALELGNELVKRKIDLVYGGGSVGLMGLISQRVYDGGCHVLGIIPRALMPLEISGQTVGEVRTVSDMHERKAAMAREADAFIALPGGYGTMEELLEMITWAQLGIHKKPVGLLNVDGYYNCLLALFDNGVEEGFIKPGARHIVLSAPTAKELLIKMEQYTPFQEHVASHESWQMEELGNYPGKENAQ is encoded by the exons ATGGAAGAAGGCAACCCAAGAAGCAAGTTCAGGAGGGTCTGTGTCTTCTGTGGGAGCAACCCTGGCCACAGAAAAGTCTTCAGCGATGCTGCTCTTGAATTGGGCAATGAACtg GTGAAGAGGAAGATAGACTTGGTGTACGGTGGGGGAAGTGTCGGGTTGATGGGTTTGATATCCCAGAGAGTGTATGATGGAGGTTGCCATGTTCTCGG GATCATTCCAAGAGCTCTCATGCCTCTTGAG ATATCTGGTCAAACTGTTGGAGAAGTAAGAACTGTTTCAGACATGCATGAGCGTAAAGCTGCAATGGCTAGAGAAGCTGATGCCTTTATTGCTCTTCCTG GAGGATATGGAACCATGGAAGAGCTGTTGGAGATGATAACATGGGCCCAACTTGGAATTCATAAAAAACCG GTTGGTCTGCTAAATGTTGATGGGTACTATAATTGCTTGCTGGCATTATTTGACAATGGGGTCGAAGAAGGATTCATCAAGCCAGGCGCTCGGCATATAGTCCTTTCCGCTCCAACTGCCAAAGAACTATTGATTAAGATGGAG CAATACACTCCTTTCCAAGAACACGTTGCTTCTCATGAAAGCTGGCAGATGGAGGAACTTGGCAATTATccaggaaaagaaaatgcacaGTGA